In Pseudomonas flavescens, the sequence CCTTGCCGTTGTCCCAGGTTTCCGCGACGGCGAGCAGTTCGAGGTTGGCTTCGATGCGGTCGGCAATCTTCAGCAGAACCAGCGCGCGATCCTGCACTGAGGTTTTGCCCCAGGCATCGGCGGCGGCATGGGCGGCGTCCAGGGCCTTGTCGATGTCCTTGGCGTCGGAACGAGGGAATTCACCGATTACCGACGCATCCACCGGGCTGGTGTTGGTGAAGTACTGGCCAGCGACCGGTGCGACGAACTCGCCACCGATGTAGTTGCCGTAGCGCGGCTTGAGGGTGACGACGGCGCCAGATAATCCAGGGTTTACGTAGATCATGGTGATCACCTCTTATTGTCGGTTGGCCGCTACATCGCGACCGAGTGTGGGGCAGTCAGCCTTTGCCGACAGCCCCAGAGATACATCGTGCAGGGCTCAGGTGTTTTGCGGCACCTCGCCTCTCAACAGGCGGGCGTTGATGTCATCGATCACCGCTGGCAGATCGGCGATGGTGTCGATCAAGTAGTGTGGACGCGAGCCTTCTAGCATGCGGCCAATGCGAATGCGCTCCTGATCCAGCTTGTCCTGAGGCGTGTTCTTGTACTGCTCATACGTCATGCCAAGGGCATTGCCCGAACAGGTCAGTGCCACTGTCCACATGCCAGCGCTGCGGCCTTCCAGAATGCCAGGCCAGGTATCGTCGACCTTCACGCAGGCTGCTACATCGCTGATACCAAGCGCGATGACGTTGGCCAGTGACTGAGCCGGATAGGGGCGACCATTGGGCACTTCGTCGGTGGCTACGACGTGATCCGGCACGTAACCATTGTGCCGAGCCAGCTCCACGACCTTGGCCATCACTACCGCCGGATAGCCGGAGCAGGTGCCGATCTTCAGACCCTTTTCGCGCAACGCCGCAATGGCATCCAATGCACCGGGAATCAATGCAGAGTGCAGGCCGATCTTGGCTATCTGCAGCGGCATGAAACGCTCGTAGATGGCTGTCACGTCAGCATCGGTCGGGGTTCGATCAAACTTCGCGCGGTAACGCTCGGCAACGGCAGGCAGGTCGCAGAGCGTGCGGATGTGATCCCACTTACCCATGCCCATGGGCCCGCGCGCTTCCTCAAGGGAAACCTCGACGCCGAACTCGCCGAAGGCTTCAACGAAGATCTGCGTTGGGGCGAAAGAACCGAAGTCGACGACGGTACCTGCCCAGTCGAGAATCGCGGCTTGCAATTGAGTGGGCTGCTTGTAGTTCATGGTGTATCTCCAAACGAAGGATGAGTGAGGCCTGTCCTCCCCGTCGGCAGGGCAGGCTGGGTTATGAATTCGGTTGCAATCAGGTCGGTGGCGGTAAGCTGCTCTCGAACAGCTCGGCGATCATCGGTCGGTTACGACGTATGCCCAGGCAGCACAGGTGGTATTCGATATGAAACGGGTGGTCGACGAAGGTGATCGGCCGGGTGCCAGGCGTTTCTGCATACTCGACCGCCGACACGAAGCCGATGCCGATTCCTTGAGCAATGGCATGCACGATTGCCTCCCGGCTGTTGAGTTGCATCGCGCAGTCCAGCTCGATACCGGCTCGCTGACAGGCTTCCTCCACCAACTGCCTGGTGCGCGAGCCGCGTTCGCGCAAGACCACCCGTTCGCCGCGAATCTGCTCAATTCGAACCTGCTCCAGACCAGCCCACGGATGGTCATCGCGAACCACGCCGACAATCGGATAGCGCCGATAGAGCTGTGTGTGCAGGCGATGATCGAACTCCGAAAGCGCCAGGATCGCCACATCGATATCGAAGTTGTAGAGCCTTTCGAGCGTCTCGTGCTCTGAAGAAAAAGACGTTTCCAGCTCCACATCCGGGTATTGCTGCATCAGGGCGTAGGTAAGACTCATGGCGATGGGGGGAGATACCGCGCCAAGGCGCAGCATTCCTGCCTTACGCTGCCGAAAGCTCTGCAGTAATTGCATGGCCTCTTCTTCTTGGCCAAACACCCCCTGAGTGATCGCGTACAGCTGACGCCCAGCTGCGCTCATTTCGATGAACCGGCCGCGACGATGGAACAGCTCGACGGAGAACATGCTCTCCAATGCGCAGACCTGTTCGCTAACCGTCGGCTGCCCTACGCTCAGGTACTCAGCCGCAGATGTGAAGCTACCGGTTCTGGCCACCGCATGAAAGGAACGCAACCACTTGTGATACTGAAACATCGCTCTGTACTCCGGTTCTCAGCGCCGCACGAACAGGGCGACCAGCGCACTGCAGCCACAAGCGATGGCGACTACTACGAAGATCAACGAGGTATTACCAGTGCTGTCCAGTATTCCGCCAATCAGCGGTTCAGCGAGACCCGCGAACAGGTAGGACGAGAAATTCATGATCCCGGTTGCGGTACCCGCGCGCTTGGCGCCGACCAAGTCCGGGCACAGCGCCCAGAAGCTGGATGCCGGGCCGTAAACAAAGAAACCGCAGAGGAACAGAGCGACCAGGCCAATGGTGCTGTGTGCCGGTAGACTCCACATCCACAAGCTGGTGGCTGCACCGAGAACCATGTATAGCATGATTGCCTTGTAACGCTTGGAGCCGAAAAGTTTATCCGAGACCCAGCCATTGCTTAGCGCGCCCACAGCCATGCCGACCGGCAGGGCCACCGTAATCCACTTGGGGTCGATCCAGCCGTCACCGCTTTTCCAGTCGGCACCTAGAAAGTGCACCGGCACCCAGACGATCAGGCCGTAGCGCGCGGCATTCTGGAAGCCTAGCGAAACAGCCGCAATGATCAGGCGTGCGTTCTTCAACACCGCCTTGTAGCGCTGCGCTGAGGTCTCTACTTCGTCGACAGAGGCCTCTTGCGAGACATCGTCCTTGTTTGCCACACCGGTATCGGTCAATGGCTCAAAACCGAGATCCTGCGGACGCTCTCGAGCAATGATGAAGAACAGAATCCCCCCTGCCAGCATTAGCAGTACTGGCAGACGAAAAATCCAGCGCCACTCCAATTGCAGTACTTCCAGTACTACTATTGAAGTGACGTACGAGAGGATTGAGGCGCAGCCGGCTGCGAACACATAAAAGCCATACACCTTGCCGCGCTCATGAACGCCCCACCAGTTGGAAAGCAGCCGGCTGCCAGGCGCCCAGCCAAGCGCCTGAAAGTAGCCATTGAGCCCCCAAGGCAGAATTAGGCTCATAAAGCCTGTGGCAAAACTGGTTATCCAGTTCGCGCCACAGGACAGGACGGCACCGAGGCTCATGATGCGACGGCCGCCAAACTTATCCGCAAGGTTACCGTTGATAGCCTGGCCAATGGCATAGGCCCAGAGCATGGCGGCGGAGATCCAGCCAAGCGTCTCCTTGGTCAGCCCAAACTCGGCCTGCATGCCAGGTATGGCGAACCCAAAGGTTTGCCGACCGGTATAAAAAAACAGGTAGCAGAACATTGCCGCCAGCAACATTCGCCACTGAGCGACGCGAAAGGATGGGTTGGCGGGCACAGCGAGACCAGACAGAGAATGCTCACGATTCATCATATTTTCCTTCTTGTTACGCTTCCTCCAACCAGGCTGTTGAAGGAACGGCACTCTTATTCGGTGCAACAGGAAACAGGCGGCCTTAACAACCGCCCACGTTGAGTAGGCGGTGTATCAGGCGGCACGCGAGCCGATGAAATTTTTACCGCGAGCGCCTTGCATGGCAAAGAGGATCATCTCCTGCGCTTCGACCTCCGTCACCCCGTAGTCGGTGAACTCGGTCTTTACGCCAAGGCGGTGGAGGAAACTGCGCAAGCGCGCTTGAGCCTCGGCGAGATCAGGCCCGAACACACGCTGTAGTGTCTGATCCCGAACCGCATCTCGCCCCCAAGCCAGGCCCAGCACGTAGGGCAAGGTGAAGGAGCATGCGATGCCGTGTGGCAGGCCGTGGCGTAGAGTCATTTCATAGGAAATGGAATGAGCCAGCGCGGTTTTGGTATTGGAGAAGGCCATCCCTGCCTTGAGTGCCGCCAGCGCCATGCGCGCACGTAGTTCGCGGCTTCCCAGGTTTTCGCGCAGCTCTGGCAGGCATTCGAGAATGTCTTCAATCGCGGAAATCGCGAAGGTGTCGGAGATCGGATTGGCATTGACGTTCCAAATCGATTCCAGCGCATGTGACAGTGCATCGAGCCCGGTAGATACCGTCACGCCGGCTGGGACCGTAAGCATGAGATCAGGATCGATGATTGCCGCTTTGGGCCAGGTGCACTCCAGATGCAGCGAATACTTTTTTTGCTGCCCCGCGTCCCAAATGGTCGCCCATGGCGTCACTTCACTACCGGTGCCTGCGGTCGTAGGCGCTGCGATTAGCGCCTTGCAGCGCGCAGGTGTGAAAGGTTTGCCACTGCCGAGCAGCGTCAACAGCTCATCGAAACGCCCGGACGCCGTGCCGACGATCAATGCTTTAGCGGTGTCGATGGCACTGCCGCCACCGACCGCAAGCACCGTTTCGCAGCTGCCAGCCTGCGCCCAGAAACGCTCGTATGTCTCACTCAGTTGTGCGACATCCGGGTTAGGCTGCACGTCTTCCACCACATGAATCAGACGCTCGCCCAACAGCGCCTGGATCTTGTCTATCACACCCAGACCGCGCGCCTCGGGGAAAGTCACCAGGGCGACTGTCTGGCCTTCGGTGAGCGCTGCGATCTGGCTCAGGCTGCCACTACCAAAATAGGTAGCAACTGGATTATGGAAGTGGGCAGACATGGCAGTTCCTTTATTGTTGTTTGAATGTGGGGCCATGTTCGCCGCCAGGCTAATTCGGCTCAAATCGATTGATTCGAGCTCCGCATCGGCTGAGCCGATATCATTTGTCGTAGAGAAGACGTGCGTCACCGCTGCGATGCTCCGCTCGATTAGGTTGTGTGTAGTTGCCTGGAGAGACCGCGCTGGTCAACACGGCCTTGTGGAGTAACTGCCGGAAGGCTGCTCAGTGCCTACCGTTTTGTTGAATCGAGGCGCGCAGTCGATTCGAAATCATGTCGGCGGCAATCACCATCAGCGTGATCACGATGATGCAGGTGGCCGTTTCCTGATATTTGAATAGTTTGATGCTACTGACCAATTCGAAGCCGAGACCGCCCGCACCGACCATGCCGAGCACGGTTGCCGAGCGCAGGTTGACCTCGAAGCGGTAGAGGATCACGGCAATCCAGGCCGTGATGACTTGCGGTAGCACACCAAACACGATCACTTGCAGAGGCCGAGCACCGGTGGCGCGAAGTGCCTCAAGGGGGCCCTGGTCTATTTCTTCGATGCTTTCGGCGAAGAATTTGCCGAGCATGCCTACGCCGTGCACTGCCAGCGCCAAAACACCGGGAAATGGCCCCAAGCCCACAGCGGACACGAAGACCAGAGCGAGGATCAGCTCGTTGATACTGCGAATGATGTTGAGCGCTTGCCGGGTGCCTTGGTACAGCCACCAGTTGCTCTGCAGATTGCGAGCAGCGAGAAAGGCCAGAGGTACAGCAAAGAGTATCCCCAGCAGCGTGCCCCAGATTGCGATCTGCAAAGTTTCTAAGGCCGGTGCGATCAGCTTGGGCAAGATATCCAGATTTGGCGGCACCGAACGCGAGAGAAAATCGCCGATTTGCGGAAGGCCTGACGCCAATTCGCCCCAACTGAGCTGAGCGCCATTTGCACTCCAGTGCAATACGACCACCAGTATCAATACCAGTGAGGCAGTTGAAGCCCAACCGCGCAGGCTGTCTGGAGTTTTTACCATCCAGCGGTAATTTTGGGTGCGCATGTCAGCCTCCCAGGCCAGTGCTGTAACGCAGCTGCGAAGAGCATTCGGCGTCGACCGGGTTGTCTTCGTTCGCGCCGGGATAGATGCGATGCAGCGTAGGCTGGTCGAGACCATCCGCGTCGCCGTCGTAAACCAGACGACCATGTGCCAGACCGATGATGCGATCGCCAAACTCGCGAGCGAAGTCCACCTGATGCAGGTTGCAAACCACGGTAATTCCCAGATCCCGACTGGCATCACGCAGGTATTGCATGACCAGGCGCGCAGTCTTCGGATCAAGGCTCGCAACAGGCTCGTCGGCGAGGATAACCTTGGGCTGCTGAGCCAGCGCGCGCGCGATACCGACCCGTTGCATTTGCCCGCCGGAAAGAGAGTCGGTGCGGGCTTCAGCCTTGTGCATCAGCTCTACCCGGCGCAAACACTGGTGCGCCAACTCCACATCGGCTCGGCTGAAAAGCTGCAAAACCGAGGCCAGTGTCGACAGCGATCCCAGGCGCCCAGTAAGCACGTTCTTCAACACCGAGAGGCGAGGTACCACATTGTGGTGCTGGAAAATCATCGCCACCTGGCGGCGTAGGGCACGCTCATCACGCGCTTGCATGGCATCGATTCCGGCGACCTGGAGCGTGCCGCCATCTGCATGAGCCAAGCGGTTCATGCAGCGCAGCAGCGTGGACTTGCCCGCGCCAGACTGGCCGAGCACCACGACGAACTCGCCAGCGCCGATCTGCAGATCGATGCCCCGCAGTACGGGGTTGTCCCCATAGCGCTTGGTAAGCTGGTGGACGCTGATCATTTCATTCTGCTCAGGTCGAGATCGAGCACCTTGGCGGTGTCGCGAACCACGTCGTAGGCGATGTCACTGGTCGGTTGAAAGCCGTTGAGCATGCCCTGATCCCCCCAGGGAATGTCCTTGACCTCGGCGAGTGCTGCAGCCAGCTTCTGCTTCAGCGCCGGATCCAGATCCTTGCGCCAGACCATCGGCGACTCGGGGATATCTGAAGAGCTCCATACGACGCGCAATTCGTCCTGTTTGACCTGGCCCTGCGCCGTGGCGGTGGCAAGAATACGGTCGGCCACAGCCGCCGCATCCACCTTTCGATTGGCCACCGCCAGGATGCTGGCATCGTGTGAGCCCGAGAAAATCACCCGTGAAAACAGTTCATCTGGCTGATAACCGGCCTGCTCGATACCTGCTTTGGGGAAGAGATGACCAGAGGCAGAGCTTGGATCGACGAAGGCGAACGTATGGCCTTTTAGATCTGCCAGCGATTGGATGTCGCTGTCAGAGCGCGTCACGACAACACTGCGATACGCGCTCTTCCCAGTTTTCTTCGTCACTGCAACGGCGAAAGCCTCAACATCGGCTACCTTGCTCGCGAGCACGTAAGAGAACGGCCCCAGATAAGCGACGTCGAGTTTCTTCGAGCGCAAAGCCTCGATCACACCGTTGTAATCGGTCGCCACGAATGGTTTGACCGGCATACCCAGCTTGGCCTGCAGTTGATCAAGCACCTGCTGGCTGCTCTCGATCATCGACTGCGAGTCTTCGGAGGGGATGAGGCCGATCCTCAATGCCGTTTCGGCAAACACTTCACTACTGACTAACAGCGGCAACGACACACTGACAGCGCAAAACAGCTTACGGAGAGTTTTCATGGCATATCCGAGTTGTGGTTGGAATGCCGCCTACCCTAGTTTTGTAATGTGACCGTCATGCCATCGATTCAATATTGGTTTTCTCGCAAAACTATTGAAGGAATCTATAGGTGTCGAACAGTAAGCTACGTGCCTTCCTGGCAGTGGCACGCCAGGGCAGTTTTAGCGCGGGTGCACGATCACTCGGACTCAGCCAGCCGACCGTAACGACGCAGATACTGGCTTTAGAAAGGCTGCATAATCTCGAACTGTTTCACCGCCGTGGTCGCCGTGCCGAACTGTCGACGGTTGGCCGGCAGCTACTGCCAATCGCGCAGCAACTGATGGCTCTTGAAGCGGAAGCACACGGGCTATTACGAGACTCAGGTGCGTTGGTCAGAGGGCAACTGCGTCTGGGTGCAGTTGGGCCGTTTCACGTTATCGAGATGGTCGATGCCTATCGTCGAGATTACCCCCAGGTCGAGTTGTCTATTCGCGTGGGTAACTCAGCGTCGGTGTTAGCTGACCTGGAGAACTACGTGACGGATATCGGGGTATTGGCTGGCCTGCATGAGGATCCAGCTTTCCACTCGACGTTGTATGCCCGTCATCGCATCATCGTATTCGCCCATCATGAACATCCCTTGGCTCAGCACGACACGGTGCGGATAGAAGAGCTGCAGGGCCAGCCAATGTTACGACGCGAGCAAGGTTCGACCACTCGCCTGGCGTTTGAGCAGGCGCTGGCCGAGCGCGAAGTGACGCCGCGCATGATCATGGAAATTGGCAGCCGTGAGGCACTGCGCGAGGCGGTGGCGCGAGGTATTGGATTGGGCGTAGTGTCAGAAGCCGAGTACATCCCAGGCCCCAACCTCAAGGCTATACGCCTGGAAGGCGACCCAGTGCACACCGAGACATATCTGTATTGCTTAGCCGAGCGCCGCAGCCAAGTGATCGAGACATTCCTGGCTTGTGCAGATCAGGCGCGCCTAGAGCGTCCAATAGATTTGCTTTAGCTATGCCAGTGTGGACGCTTCGCGGTGGTTAAGGCTTCAAATGATGGCGGAACAGACTGAGATTTGATCCTGCACAGCGACGATCAAACCCAGGCCGCCGCTAAGTGGCCGATAGCCGTCCTCCACGACCAGCAGCTATCGGCCAATAGCTGCCTGACGTATCAATACCCTCTGCCACTCAACCATTTCGCAATGCGTAAGGGCCAAAGCTCAAGTGTGCACTCAGAAACTCTAGGCATACCCTGATCTTCATCGACCCAGAAGCCCGGATCGTGGTTACTGCGGACACATCAGCCGGCTGAAAGTACTCGGGCAGGATGCGGGTAAGCTTGCCATTTCTGATGCTCGGGGCCACATCCCAAGTTGAAGCCATGATGATGCCGAAACCCTCATGGGCCCACTCTCGAACAACATCACTGTGGTTGGACGCCATGGGGCCCGTGACCTTTACCGACTCAACGCCGTTTGATCCCTCAAGCCGCCATACACCGAAGCTCTGATCCCTACCACGAAACAACAGACAATCGTGGCGTTGAAGATCGCTCAGAGTGGTTGGGCTACCTCGCTCCTCCAGATAGCTTGGGGCAGCACAGAGAATCCTCTGGCTGTCCGCGATCTTGTGAACAATCAGGTTCTGCTCGTTGACTTCACCAACTCGGATGTCGATGTCGAACTGCTCGGCAACCAAGTCAGTTCGACGGTCAACAAGCTCAAGCCAAACTTCTAACTTGGGGTAGCGTTTCCGGAGCAACGCTAGAACAGGTGCGATGTGAAAGCGCCCCATCCGTTGGCTCGTGCTGATGCGCAGTGTGCCTCTGGGCTCAACACGGTCACCCAGTGACGTCTCAAGCATTCCATTGACGTTGTCCATGATTGTCTGCGCCCAAACAAGCATCGTCTCGCCATCCTTGGTGATCGAAACCCGCCTGGTTGTCCGGTTAAAAAGTTTGCAGCCCAACGTTTCCTCCAACGCCAAAACCCGTTTGCTGACATGAGCGGGAGAGATTCCAAGCTCTGTGCCAGCAGCGCTAAAACTGCCGCGTTTGGCGATAACAGAGAACAGGAGCAGATCCCTGAGGAAGGGATCATTATTTACTACGGGAGAATTCTGATTTTCCATATCGGCCAATTATAGCCTGCGAGGTTGATAGTAGCCTTGATCCTAGCAGATCGAACCACGACCTCAATTGCATCGTGATTCAAAACAATAACGCTCGCGAAGATCAAAGTATGTCCAAAATCAGAATTGCGGTAGCCGGTGCCGGCCTTATCGGTCGCCGCCATATCGAACTCATCCGGGCGAGTTCTTCTTGTGAACTGGCAGCGGTTATCGATCCGTTTGAAATTGATGCCACTTACCTGGATTCACTAGGCGTCTCGCAGTATGCGAACCTTCCTGCCTGCTTCGCCGAGGACACGCTTGACGGCGTAATTCTCGCCACTCCTAACGCTCTACATGTCGAACAGACCCTGCAATGCATCGAGGCTGGTGTTGCCGCATTGATCGAAAAACCGGTGGCGCACAGTGTTGAAGAAGGCAAGCGGTTACTTGCGGTCGCCGATGCGACTGGTGCCAAACTGCTCGTAGGGCATCATCGTGCGCATAGCCCGATCCTTGCCAAGGCGCGAGAGGTCATACGTGACAACATCCTTGGAGGCATCGTTGCTGTCCAAGGCAGCGCTCTGTTTTACAAACCTGATGACTACTTCGACGCTGCCATCTGGCGACGCCAGGAAGGCGGTGGCCCGATCCTGATCAACATGATCCACGAGATCGGCAACTTGCGTTCACTGTGCGGCGAGATTGTTGCTGTTCAGGCGATGCAGTCCAGTGCCGCACGTGGGTTTCCTGTCGAAGATACCGTGTGTATCGGCCTTCGTTTTGAGAATGGAGCACTGGGTTCCTTCTTGCTTTCCGACAGCACTGGATGCGCCCGCAGTTGGGAACAGACATCACAAGAGAACACGAGCTATCCATCCTACGAAGATGAGGATTGCTACATCATCAGTGGGAAGAACGGCTCATTGTCAGTGCCCACAATGCGCCTCAAATACTACGCGAAGACCGAAGACAGATCATGGTGGAAGCCCTTCCAAACGGGCCTTGCCAAGGTTGAACGTCAAGACCCGCTTGAGATCCAGCTTGAGCACTTCTGCAACGTCATAAGAGGTACGGAATCGCCCCTGGTTTCCGTTCGCGACGGACTACGGAATCTGATCATCACTGAGGCTATCTCAGAAGCCGCGAAAAGCGGCTCGATCATAGAAATCGACCCTATCTAAGTCTGTGGCATGGCGTCTAGTCATGCCCTGCCTTAAATGTATCGGGGTGCTTTTCGGTGCCCTGCCAGATCTATAAAAACAATATCTGGAGTATTCAGATGACCACAGCAACAGAGGCAGAACAGCACCGTTCTAAACAAGCCAAGAAAGCCACCGCGAGTGGTTGGGTTGGCTCCGCTTTGGAGTACTACGACTTTTTCATCTATGCCCAAGCGGCAGCATTGATCTTTCCACAACTCTTTTTCCCATCAACCGATCCGAAGATCGCCATCGTGGCGGCTATGGCCACTTACGGTGTTGGTTACATTGCTCGCCCCATCGGTGCTGTCTTCTTGGGTCACTGGGGGGATACCCGTGGCCGCAAGAACGTACTGCTGCTATGCATGTTCCTGATGGGATTCGCCACCTTGGCAGTCGGCCTGCTGCCGACCTATCACCAGATTGGTATCTGGGCACCGATCATGCTCGTGGTACTGCGACTAGTGCAGGGGTTTGCTGTGGCGGGAGAGATCTCGGGAGCCAGCTCAATGATCCTGGAGCATGCCCCACAGGGACGAAGAGGATACTTCGGCAGCTACACACTTCAAGGCGTGCAAGCAGGACAAGTTCTCGCAGCAGCAATCTTCCTGCCTCTCGCGTATTTCATGTCCGATGAAGCCTTCAACAGCTGGGGCTGGCGTATCCCATTTCTCTTGAGCGCAGTGGTACTGATTGCGGGATTCATCATTCGCCG encodes:
- the phnD gene encoding phosphonate ABC transporter substrate-binding protein, coding for MKTLRKLFCAVSVSLPLLVSSEVFAETALRIGLIPSEDSQSMIESSQQVLDQLQAKLGMPVKPFVATDYNGVIEALRSKKLDVAYLGPFSYVLASKVADVEAFAVAVTKKTGKSAYRSVVVTRSDSDIQSLADLKGHTFAFVDPSSASGHLFPKAGIEQAGYQPDELFSRVIFSGSHDASILAVANRKVDAAAVADRILATATAQGQVKQDELRVVWSSSDIPESPMVWRKDLDPALKQKLAAALAEVKDIPWGDQGMLNGFQPTSDIAYDVVRDTAKVLDLDLSRMK
- a CDS encoding MFS transporter, yielding MNREHSLSGLAVPANPSFRVAQWRMLLAAMFCYLFFYTGRQTFGFAIPGMQAEFGLTKETLGWISAAMLWAYAIGQAINGNLADKFGGRRIMSLGAVLSCGANWITSFATGFMSLILPWGLNGYFQALGWAPGSRLLSNWWGVHERGKVYGFYVFAAGCASILSYVTSIVVLEVLQLEWRWIFRLPVLLMLAGGILFFIIARERPQDLGFEPLTDTGVANKDDVSQEASVDEVETSAQRYKAVLKNARLIIAAVSLGFQNAARYGLIVWVPVHFLGADWKSGDGWIDPKWITVALPVGMAVGALSNGWVSDKLFGSKRYKAIMLYMVLGAATSLWMWSLPAHSTIGLVALFLCGFFVYGPASSFWALCPDLVGAKRAGTATGIMNFSSYLFAGLAEPLIGGILDSTGNTSLIFVVVAIACGCSALVALFVRR
- a CDS encoding LysR substrate-binding domain-containing protein, encoding MSNSKLRAFLAVARQGSFSAGARSLGLSQPTVTTQILALERLHNLELFHRRGRRAELSTVGRQLLPIAQQLMALEAEAHGLLRDSGALVRGQLRLGAVGPFHVIEMVDAYRRDYPQVELSIRVGNSASVLADLENYVTDIGVLAGLHEDPAFHSTLYARHRIIVFAHHEHPLAQHDTVRIEELQGQPMLRREQGSTTRLAFEQALAEREVTPRMIMEIGSREALREAVARGIGLGVVSEAEYIPGPNLKAIRLEGDPVHTETYLYCLAERRSQVIETFLACADQARLERPIDLL
- a CDS encoding LysR substrate-binding domain-containing protein, giving the protein MFQYHKWLRSFHAVARTGSFTSAAEYLSVGQPTVSEQVCALESMFSVELFHRRGRFIEMSAAGRQLYAITQGVFGQEEEAMQLLQSFRQRKAGMLRLGAVSPPIAMSLTYALMQQYPDVELETSFSSEHETLERLYNFDIDVAILALSEFDHRLHTQLYRRYPIVGVVRDDHPWAGLEQVRIEQIRGERVVLRERGSRTRQLVEEACQRAGIELDCAMQLNSREAIVHAIAQGIGIGFVSAVEYAETPGTRPITFVDHPFHIEYHLCCLGIRRNRPMIAELFESSLPPPT
- the phnE gene encoding phosphonate ABC transporter, permease protein PhnE, whose product is MRTQNYRWMVKTPDSLRGWASTASLVLILVVVLHWSANGAQLSWGELASGLPQIGDFLSRSVPPNLDILPKLIAPALETLQIAIWGTLLGILFAVPLAFLAARNLQSNWWLYQGTRQALNIIRSINELILALVFVSAVGLGPFPGVLALAVHGVGMLGKFFAESIEEIDQGPLEALRATGARPLQVIVFGVLPQVITAWIAVILYRFEVNLRSATVLGMVGAGGLGFELVSSIKLFKYQETATCIIVITLMVIAADMISNRLRASIQQNGRH
- the psrA gene encoding iron-containing alcohol dehydrogenase PsrA, whose protein sequence is MSAHFHNPVATYFGSGSLSQIAALTEGQTVALVTFPEARGLGVIDKIQALLGERLIHVVEDVQPNPDVAQLSETYERFWAQAGSCETVLAVGGGSAIDTAKALIVGTASGRFDELLTLLGSGKPFTPARCKALIAAPTTAGTGSEVTPWATIWDAGQQKKYSLHLECTWPKAAIIDPDLMLTVPAGVTVSTGLDALSHALESIWNVNANPISDTFAISAIEDILECLPELRENLGSRELRARMALAALKAGMAFSNTKTALAHSISYEMTLRHGLPHGIACSFTLPYVLGLAWGRDAVRDQTLQRVFGPDLAEAQARLRSFLHRLGVKTEFTDYGVTEVEAQEMILFAMQGARGKNFIGSRAA
- a CDS encoding LysR family transcriptional regulator; translation: MENQNSPVVNNDPFLRDLLLFSVIAKRGSFSAAGTELGISPAHVSKRVLALEETLGCKLFNRTTRRVSITKDGETMLVWAQTIMDNVNGMLETSLGDRVEPRGTLRISTSQRMGRFHIAPVLALLRKRYPKLEVWLELVDRRTDLVAEQFDIDIRVGEVNEQNLIVHKIADSQRILCAAPSYLEERGSPTTLSDLQRHDCLLFRGRDQSFGVWRLEGSNGVESVKVTGPMASNHSDVVREWAHEGFGIIMASTWDVAPSIRNGKLTRILPEYFQPADVSAVTTIRASGSMKIRVCLEFLSAHLSFGPYALRNG
- the phnX gene encoding phosphonoacetaldehyde hydrolase, coding for MNYKQPTQLQAAILDWAGTVVDFGSFAPTQIFVEAFGEFGVEVSLEEARGPMGMGKWDHIRTLCDLPAVAERYRAKFDRTPTDADVTAIYERFMPLQIAKIGLHSALIPGALDAIAALREKGLKIGTCSGYPAVVMAKVVELARHNGYVPDHVVATDEVPNGRPYPAQSLANVIALGISDVAACVKVDDTWPGILEGRSAGMWTVALTCSGNALGMTYEQYKNTPQDKLDQERIRIGRMLEGSRPHYLIDTIADLPAVIDDINARLLRGEVPQNT
- a CDS encoding Gfo/Idh/MocA family protein, with the protein product MSKIRIAVAGAGLIGRRHIELIRASSSCELAAVIDPFEIDATYLDSLGVSQYANLPACFAEDTLDGVILATPNALHVEQTLQCIEAGVAALIEKPVAHSVEEGKRLLAVADATGAKLLVGHHRAHSPILAKAREVIRDNILGGIVAVQGSALFYKPDDYFDAAIWRRQEGGGPILINMIHEIGNLRSLCGEIVAVQAMQSSAARGFPVEDTVCIGLRFENGALGSFLLSDSTGCARSWEQTSQENTSYPSYEDEDCYIISGKNGSLSVPTMRLKYYAKTEDRSWWKPFQTGLAKVERQDPLEIQLEHFCNVIRGTESPLVSVRDGLRNLIITEAISEAAKSGSIIEIDPI
- the phnC gene encoding phosphonate ABC transporter ATP-binding protein, with translation MISVHQLTKRYGDNPVLRGIDLQIGAGEFVVVLGQSGAGKSTLLRCMNRLAHADGGTLQVAGIDAMQARDERALRRQVAMIFQHHNVVPRLSVLKNVLTGRLGSLSTLASVLQLFSRADVELAHQCLRRVELMHKAEARTDSLSGGQMQRVGIARALAQQPKVILADEPVASLDPKTARLVMQYLRDASRDLGITVVCNLHQVDFAREFGDRIIGLAHGRLVYDGDADGLDQPTLHRIYPGANEDNPVDAECSSQLRYSTGLGG